The following are encoded together in the Tepidiforma bonchosmolovskayae genome:
- the hisD gene encoding histidinol dehydrogenase, with product MRIIRNAEEGRRTLLARRPLEIEELPMEIRETTFRTFGQELAPDEVVRRIIRDVREDGDNAVRYYNSAIDGAHTPELRVQPDEIRAAYETLPAELIEALRFAAERVRRYHETQLRGASIDFQQHGLGQVTRPIQRAGIYVPGTRAPLPSTVLMCAIPARVAGVDEVYLTSPVLPDGTVPPVKLVAADIAGVDAVFKAGGAQGIAAFAYGTETIPRVDKIAGPGGLFVTIAKRQVFGDVGIDSIYGPTETMIIADESANPELVAADLIAQAEHDPLASPILLTPSHYLAEEVAVAIERQLRGLERAKIARAALENRGGCILVNDIDHAIELANEYAPEHLCLCVENPTAYAMKVRNCGGLFLGEASPEAVGDYTAGPSHTMPTGGAARWSGPLGVHDFLKKIAVVNLPEEEMEELNRAAAIIARAEGLTGHAHAVERRLQGR from the coding sequence ATGCGCATAATCCGCAACGCCGAGGAAGGCCGCCGCACCCTCCTGGCCCGCCGCCCCCTCGAAATCGAAGAGCTCCCCATGGAGATCCGGGAGACCACCTTCCGCACCTTCGGACAGGAACTCGCCCCCGACGAGGTGGTCCGCCGCATCATCCGCGACGTCCGCGAAGACGGCGACAACGCCGTCCGCTACTACAACTCCGCCATCGATGGCGCGCACACGCCGGAACTCCGCGTCCAGCCGGATGAAATCCGCGCCGCCTACGAGACGCTCCCGGCCGAGCTAATCGAGGCGCTCCGCTTTGCCGCCGAACGGGTCCGCCGCTACCACGAAACGCAGCTCCGCGGCGCCTCCATCGATTTCCAGCAGCACGGCCTCGGCCAGGTCACGAGGCCGATCCAGCGCGCAGGCATCTACGTGCCCGGCACCCGCGCCCCGCTCCCCAGCACCGTCCTGATGTGCGCCATTCCCGCCCGGGTCGCCGGGGTCGATGAGGTCTACCTGACCAGCCCTGTCCTTCCCGACGGCACGGTCCCGCCGGTGAAGCTCGTTGCCGCCGATATCGCCGGCGTCGACGCTGTCTTCAAAGCCGGCGGCGCCCAGGGGATCGCGGCCTTCGCCTACGGCACCGAGACCATCCCCCGCGTGGACAAGATCGCCGGGCCCGGCGGCCTCTTTGTGACGATCGCCAAGCGCCAGGTCTTCGGCGATGTCGGCATCGACAGCATCTACGGCCCCACCGAGACGATGATCATCGCTGACGAGAGCGCCAACCCCGAGCTTGTCGCGGCCGACCTCATCGCCCAGGCCGAGCACGACCCGCTCGCCAGCCCGATCCTCCTCACGCCCTCGCACTACCTCGCCGAGGAGGTCGCCGTCGCAATCGAACGGCAGCTCCGCGGCCTCGAGCGGGCGAAAATCGCCCGCGCGGCCCTCGAAAACCGCGGCGGTTGCATCCTCGTCAACGACATCGACCACGCCATCGAACTCGCGAATGAGTACGCCCCCGAGCACCTCTGCCTCTGCGTCGAGAACCCGACGGCCTACGCCATGAAGGTCCGCAACTGCGGCGGCCTCTTCCTCGGCGAGGCGTCTCCCGAGGCGGTGGGCGACTACACCGCCGGCCCCAGTCATACGATGCCGACCGGCGGCGCGGCCCGCTGGAGCGGCCCGCTCGGCGTCCACGACTTCCTCAAGAAGATCGCCGTCGTCAACCTCCCCGAAGAGGAGATGGAGGAGCTGAACCGCGCTGCGGCAATCATCGCCCGCGCCGAGGGGCTGACCGGCCATGCCCACGCCGTCGAACGGCGGCTGCAGGGACGGTAA
- the hisC gene encoding histidinol-phosphate transaminase, producing the protein MALRRLLRDDLDDLEEYVPVKPLDVLAAEIGVPVERLVKLDANENLYGPHPAVREAAARALFHIYPDPGQARLREAIAGYVGVEPGHIVAGTGADDLIDVLIRLVLPPAVVIPTPAFGMYRFLAKILRARPIEVPRRPNFDLDVVAIRHAVQYEGARLVFLTHPNNPTGNPVNRAELEALLALDAVIAVDEAYIEFGGESVVPLIAAHPNLVVLRTFSKWAGLAGLRVGYSVSAPELAAHLMALKQPYNVNVAAEAAAIAAIEHRAEIAENIAAIVAERERMSRLLAGLGWLEPLPSCANFVLVAVRGRPAKEVAAALRARGILVRYYDRPDLHNYLRISAGRPGDTDALMAALEEL; encoded by the coding sequence GTGGCCCTCCGCCGCCTCCTCCGCGACGACCTCGACGACCTCGAGGAATACGTCCCCGTCAAGCCGCTCGATGTGCTTGCCGCCGAGATCGGCGTGCCGGTGGAACGGCTGGTGAAGCTCGACGCCAACGAGAACCTCTATGGACCCCATCCCGCGGTCCGCGAGGCGGCTGCACGCGCCCTCTTCCATATCTACCCGGACCCCGGACAGGCCCGCCTTCGGGAGGCCATCGCCGGGTACGTCGGCGTCGAACCCGGGCACATTGTCGCCGGGACCGGTGCCGATGACCTGATCGATGTGCTGATCCGCCTCGTCCTCCCGCCGGCGGTCGTCATCCCCACGCCGGCCTTCGGCATGTACCGCTTCCTCGCAAAGATCCTGCGCGCCCGGCCGATCGAAGTGCCGCGGCGTCCGAACTTCGACCTCGACGTGGTCGCAATCCGCCACGCGGTCCAGTACGAGGGCGCCCGGCTCGTCTTCCTGACGCACCCGAACAACCCGACCGGCAACCCCGTGAACCGCGCCGAGCTGGAGGCCCTCCTTGCCCTCGACGCGGTCATTGCCGTCGATGAGGCGTACATCGAGTTCGGCGGCGAATCGGTGGTGCCGCTCATCGCCGCCCATCCGAACCTCGTCGTCCTGCGCACCTTCAGCAAGTGGGCCGGTCTCGCCGGGCTGCGCGTCGGCTACAGCGTCTCGGCCCCTGAACTGGCCGCGCACCTGATGGCCCTGAAGCAGCCCTACAACGTCAACGTCGCCGCCGAGGCGGCAGCCATCGCGGCCATCGAGCACCGCGCCGAGATCGCGGAAAACATCGCCGCCATAGTCGCCGAGCGGGAGCGCATGTCCCGCCTGCTGGCCGGGCTCGGGTGGCTCGAGCCGCTGCCCTCCTGCGCCAACTTCGTGCTCGTCGCCGTACGCGGCCGCCCGGCGAAGGAGGTTGCCGCTGCACTCCGCGCGCGCGGCATCCTCGTCCGCTATTACGATCGCCCCGACCTGCACAACTATCTCCGCATCAGCGCCGGCCGCCCGGGAGATACCGACGCGCTGATGGCCGCACTCGAGGAGCTGTAG
- the hisB gene encoding imidazoleglycerol-phosphate dehydratase HisB — MAESAPIPAVAPRVATVSRRTAETSIDITLNLDGSGRFACATGVGFLDHMLSHIAKHGVFDLEVRCEGDLWIDQHHTVEDVGICLGEALARAAGDKAGLVRAGSAYMPLDEALAFAAVDLSGRPYAVLDLKLLGRELGGLPPDLFNHFLESFAFAAKINLHLRVLYGANDHHKCEAAFKAMARALDAATRFDPRRGGDIPSTKGTL; from the coding sequence ATGGCCGAATCCGCCCCCATCCCCGCCGTCGCGCCCCGCGTCGCCACGGTCTCGCGCCGCACCGCCGAAACCAGCATCGACATTACCCTGAACCTCGACGGCTCCGGCCGATTCGCCTGCGCCACCGGCGTCGGCTTCCTCGACCACATGCTCTCCCACATCGCCAAGCACGGGGTCTTCGACCTCGAAGTCCGCTGCGAAGGCGACCTGTGGATCGACCAGCACCACACCGTTGAGGATGTGGGCATCTGCCTCGGCGAGGCGCTCGCGAGGGCCGCCGGCGACAAGGCCGGCCTCGTCCGCGCCGGCTCGGCGTACATGCCGCTCGACGAAGCGCTCGCCTTTGCTGCCGTCGACCTCAGCGGCCGGCCGTATGCCGTGCTCGACCTGAAGCTGCTCGGCCGTGAACTCGGCGGGCTCCCGCCGGACCTGTTCAACCACTTCCTCGAATCGTTCGCCTTCGCCGCGAAGATCAACCTTCACCTCCGCGTCCTCTACGGCGCGAACGACCACCACAAGTGCGAGGCGGCGTTCAAGGCGATGGCCCGCGCGCTCGATGCCGCCACCCGGTTCGACCCCCGGCGCGGCGGCGATATCCCCAGCACCAAAGGGACCCTCTAG
- a CDS encoding phosphotransferase family protein: protein MEDALARYLASRLEANDVRVTGLLRIPGGASRETWMFDAEWTAPSGERQTAAFVLRKDPPASLLDTDRETEYAFYSAPWGSDVPVPRMRWLENDASILGGPFFIMDRILGCESATAKIIAPPYTAVHPQLAENMYRILGAIATFDWRGTPIERVAEPPTPETAWQRELDHWERILDTEAMEPQPIMKAAIRWLRANPPPPAQRISVVHGDYRVGNFLYREDGNIYGIVDWEMAHLGDPLEDLAWSFNQSWHWAKDGRPGGIVDRAAAIAHWERYSGLRADPQALYWWEVFSHVKCQGIWVTGARSFQEGRTNELILPLVAYSLINAQDQYLLRTMGRIP, encoded by the coding sequence GTGGAAGACGCACTCGCACGCTACCTCGCATCCCGGCTCGAGGCGAACGATGTCCGGGTCACCGGCCTGCTCCGCATCCCGGGCGGCGCCTCCCGCGAAACCTGGATGTTCGATGCCGAGTGGACCGCGCCGTCCGGGGAGCGGCAGACGGCAGCCTTCGTGCTCCGGAAAGACCCGCCGGCCTCCCTGCTCGACACCGACCGCGAGACTGAGTACGCCTTCTACTCCGCGCCCTGGGGCAGCGACGTGCCCGTGCCCCGGATGCGCTGGCTCGAGAACGACGCCTCCATCCTCGGCGGGCCGTTCTTCATCATGGACCGCATCCTCGGCTGCGAATCGGCGACTGCGAAGATCATCGCGCCGCCCTATACCGCCGTGCATCCGCAGCTCGCCGAGAACATGTACCGCATCCTCGGCGCCATCGCGACCTTCGACTGGCGCGGCACGCCGATCGAGCGCGTGGCTGAGCCGCCCACGCCCGAAACCGCCTGGCAGCGCGAACTCGACCACTGGGAGCGCATTCTCGATACCGAGGCGATGGAGCCGCAGCCGATCATGAAAGCCGCAATCCGCTGGCTGCGCGCCAACCCGCCCCCGCCGGCACAGCGGATCAGCGTCGTCCATGGCGACTATCGCGTCGGCAACTTCCTCTACCGCGAGGACGGCAACATCTACGGCATCGTCGACTGGGAGATGGCCCACCTCGGCGACCCGCTCGAGGACCTCGCCTGGTCCTTCAACCAGTCGTGGCACTGGGCGAAGGACGGCCGCCCCGGCGGCATCGTTGACCGCGCGGCCGCCATCGCCCACTGGGAGCGGTACAGCGGCCTGCGCGCCGACCCGCAGGCCCTGTACTGGTGGGAGGTCTTCAGCCACGTGAAGTGCCAGGGCATCTGGGTCACCGGCGCCCGCTCCTTCCAGGAGGGCCGCACCAACGAACTCATCCTGCCCCTCGTCGCCTACTCGCTCATTAACGCGCAGGACCAGTACCTCCTGCGTACCATGGGGAGGATCCCGTGA
- a CDS encoding NUDIX hydrolase has protein sequence MREDIRRLLQAYEPARQQPDPPLPPAGVLLLLHDRPGGPHVIFQKRTDHVRDHKGQVSFPGGVMDPGDPDVRYTALRETHEEIGVHPDHVEVLGQLDDMVTVSNFLVTPFVGWLDRYPYEWRFSSQEVAYLLEVPLSHLRDPRNLVPDRRIINGREYVLQAYQFGNDLIWGATARMLGNFLDLLRALE, from the coding sequence ATGCGCGAGGACATCCGCCGCCTCCTCCAGGCGTACGAGCCCGCCCGCCAGCAGCCGGACCCGCCGCTCCCGCCCGCCGGCGTCCTCCTGCTCCTGCACGACCGCCCCGGCGGTCCGCACGTCATCTTTCAGAAGCGCACTGACCACGTCCGCGACCATAAAGGCCAGGTCAGCTTTCCCGGCGGCGTGATGGACCCGGGCGACCCCGACGTCCGCTACACCGCGCTCCGCGAGACCCATGAAGAGATCGGCGTCCACCCCGACCACGTCGAGGTGCTCGGCCAGCTTGACGACATGGTCACCGTCTCCAATTTCCTCGTGACGCCGTTCGTCGGCTGGCTCGACCGCTACCCGTACGAGTGGCGCTTCAGCAGCCAGGAAGTCGCCTACCTGCTCGAAGTTCCGCTCAGCCACCTCCGCGACCCCCGAAACCTCGTGCCGGACCGCCGCATCATCAACGGCAGGGAATACGTTCTTCAGGCCTACCAGTTCGGCAATGACCTGATCTGGGGCGCCACCGCCCGGATGCTGGGCAACTTCCTGGACCTCCTCCGCGCGCTTGAGTGA
- a CDS encoding UDP-N-acetylmuramoyl-L-alanyl-D-glutamate--2,6-diaminopimelate ligase gives MTHDAISHTRPLRSFLDELPGARLLRGDPSTPIVAVHHDSRLAGPGSLFTAIPGFTVDGHRFLPDVAAAGAAAAIVERGHELPQLPESLALVEVPATRPALSAAAAWFYGHPARELVVIGITGTDGKTTTSHLLTSALEAAGARVGRLGTVDVYLPGEMGHVTARMTTPEAPEVHRLLRRMADARCDYAIVESTSHGLALHRLDHVEYDVAVFTNITSDHLDFHKTFEAYRDAKARLFSALDRAIDKGVGKHAVVNADDPSANYMLSHTHAEPLRFGLEARDADVVARNIILRPDGTNFRVVAPHGMAEVSLRLPALFNVMNALAAASAALAVGAELQAVARGLGECLGVPGRMERIEAGQPFEVIVDYAHTGDAVRKVLEVLRDVCQGRLIIVVGAAGERDPGRRYGVGRAAAEGADFAIFTNEDPRSEDPAQIVREIGRHAESAGRQRGIDFLEIEDRREAIATALAMARYGDIVVIAGKGHEKSIVYGTEAIPWDDREVAREELAKLGYRG, from the coding sequence GTGACGCACGACGCCATCAGCCACACCCGCCCGCTCCGGTCCTTCCTCGATGAGCTTCCTGGCGCCCGCCTGCTCCGCGGCGACCCGTCGACACCAATCGTTGCTGTCCACCACGACTCGCGCCTTGCCGGACCCGGCAGCCTGTTCACCGCGATCCCCGGCTTCACGGTCGATGGCCACCGGTTCCTGCCCGATGTCGCTGCCGCGGGCGCCGCGGCGGCCATCGTCGAGCGCGGCCATGAGCTCCCGCAGCTGCCCGAGTCACTTGCCCTCGTCGAGGTCCCGGCAACCCGCCCGGCGCTCTCCGCCGCTGCTGCCTGGTTCTACGGCCACCCGGCCCGGGAGCTCGTGGTCATCGGGATTACCGGCACCGACGGGAAGACCACCACATCCCATTTGCTGACCAGCGCCCTCGAAGCTGCCGGGGCCCGCGTCGGCCGCCTCGGCACCGTCGATGTGTACCTCCCCGGGGAAATGGGGCATGTCACCGCCCGCATGACCACCCCCGAAGCCCCCGAGGTCCACCGGCTGCTCCGCCGCATGGCCGATGCTCGCTGCGACTATGCCATCGTCGAATCAACCAGCCACGGCCTCGCGCTCCACCGGCTGGACCACGTCGAGTACGACGTCGCCGTCTTCACGAACATCACCAGCGACCACCTCGATTTCCATAAGACGTTCGAGGCCTACCGCGACGCCAAGGCGAGGCTCTTCTCCGCTCTGGACCGCGCCATCGACAAAGGGGTCGGCAAGCACGCCGTCGTCAACGCCGATGACCCGTCCGCGAATTACATGCTCAGCCACACGCACGCCGAGCCCCTGCGCTTCGGCCTCGAAGCCCGCGATGCCGATGTGGTCGCCCGGAACATCATCCTGCGCCCCGATGGCACCAATTTCCGGGTCGTCGCACCCCACGGCATGGCCGAGGTGTCGCTGCGTTTGCCCGCGCTCTTCAACGTCATGAATGCGCTCGCTGCCGCTTCCGCTGCCCTCGCCGTCGGCGCCGAGCTGCAGGCGGTCGCCCGCGGCCTCGGCGAGTGCCTGGGCGTCCCGGGCCGTATGGAGCGCATCGAGGCCGGGCAGCCGTTCGAGGTCATCGTCGACTACGCCCATACCGGCGACGCCGTGCGGAAGGTGCTCGAAGTCCTTCGCGATGTCTGCCAGGGGCGGCTCATCATCGTGGTCGGCGCAGCCGGCGAGCGCGACCCCGGCCGGCGCTACGGCGTGGGCCGGGCTGCCGCCGAGGGCGCCGATTTTGCCATCTTCACGAACGAGGACCCGCGCTCCGAGGACCCGGCCCAGATCGTCCGCGAGATCGGCCGCCACGCGGAAAGCGCCGGCCGCCAGCGCGGCATCGACTTCCTCGAAATCGAGGACCGGCGCGAGGCCATCGCAACGGCGCTGGCCATGGCCCGCTACGGCGACATCGTGGTCATCGCCGGCAAGGGACACGAAAAGTCGATCGTCTACGGCACGGAGGCGATCCCCTGGGACGACCGCGAGGTTGCCCGGGAGGAGCTGGCAAAGCTCGGCTACCGGGGCTGA
- a CDS encoding peptidylprolyl isomerase — translation MPKRKKRELHHLRQEPSRRRTYQLSHASPSEIYKPGFPMNILGDVRWFAAVGVIVAITMVVTAVLTTTGRNRGNPDALPSPTPAASATADASPTGSPTPAPKQFEKAEQVIDAQKYTYSATFKTSKGDFTVRLFADVAPNTVNSFVFLAKQGFYNNTTFHRVVSNFVIQGGDPTGTGTGGPGYQTQDEPNELRNKKGTIAMAKVSGQTQFGSQFFINLKDNPSLDYDNPSANKFYPFGEVVSGMDVVEAIGRVQVGQGDRPIEPVTISAIEITETPK, via the coding sequence GTGCCCAAGCGCAAGAAACGCGAGCTGCACCACCTGCGGCAGGAGCCCTCGCGACGCCGAACCTACCAGCTGAGCCACGCCTCGCCCTCGGAGATCTACAAACCGGGCTTCCCGATGAATATCCTCGGCGATGTCCGCTGGTTCGCGGCTGTCGGCGTCATTGTCGCCATCACCATGGTCGTCACCGCCGTCCTGACGACAACCGGCCGCAACCGTGGGAATCCCGATGCCCTCCCCTCGCCCACGCCGGCCGCTTCCGCGACCGCCGATGCCTCCCCAACCGGCAGCCCAACCCCGGCTCCGAAGCAGTTCGAAAAGGCCGAGCAGGTCATCGATGCCCAGAAGTACACCTACTCGGCGACCTTCAAGACCAGCAAGGGCGATTTCACGGTTCGCCTGTTTGCTGACGTCGCTCCCAACACCGTCAACAGCTTCGTCTTCCTCGCAAAGCAGGGCTTTTACAACAACACGACCTTCCACCGGGTCGTGTCGAACTTCGTCATCCAGGGCGGCGACCCCACCGGCACCGGGACCGGCGGTCCCGGCTACCAGACCCAGGACGAGCCGAATGAGCTCCGGAACAAGAAGGGCACCATCGCCATGGCGAAGGTCTCGGGGCAGACCCAGTTCGGCAGCCAGTTCTTCATCAACCTGAAGGACAACCCCTCGCTCGACTACGACAACCCCTCGGCGAACAAGTTCTACCCGTTCGGCGAAGTCGTCTCGGGCATGGACGTCGTCGAGGCCATCGGCCGCGTCCAGGTCGGGCAGGGCGACCGGCCGATCGAGCCGGTCACCATCTCGGCGATTGAGATTACCGAGACGCCGAAGTAG
- a CDS encoding NAD(P)H-dependent flavin oxidoreductase: MGRPVLRTELCDLLGIEYPVILAGMGPVAGGLTGPVATAPLVAAVSNAGGLGVIGGAGFSAERLREEIRKVRSMTDKPFGVDLLLPSNYMGGAAGGEMPRDPRELIPAATREALKKIVEDLGVPWQEMPREPAAEPRRPRSGGMSDEQMEVVIEEKVPVFASGLGSPAPWLDRLKANGTKVLALVGNVKNAKRVAAAGADIVVAQGTEAGGHTGRVATMALVPQVVDAVAPTPVVAAGGIADGRGIVAALALGAIGVWCGTAFLVSEEANQPDLQKQRILAATDEDTRVTRLYSGKTMRNITNPLIEAWEAAGIQALPMGLQGLLIQDLVYSCRKAGREDLLMNAAGQISGMLNRIRPAADILHDMVAQAARILARDLPARVTAIPES, encoded by the coding sequence ATGGGACGTCCCGTGCTCCGCACGGAGCTGTGTGACCTGCTCGGCATCGAATACCCCGTCATTCTCGCCGGCATGGGGCCGGTGGCCGGCGGTCTGACCGGGCCTGTCGCGACCGCTCCCCTCGTCGCCGCGGTGTCCAACGCCGGCGGCCTGGGCGTCATTGGCGGGGCCGGGTTCAGCGCCGAGCGCCTCCGCGAGGAGATTCGCAAAGTCCGTTCGATGACCGATAAGCCGTTCGGCGTCGACCTCCTCCTCCCGTCGAACTACATGGGTGGCGCCGCGGGCGGCGAAATGCCGCGCGACCCCCGCGAGCTCATCCCGGCCGCGACCCGCGAGGCGCTCAAGAAAATCGTCGAGGACCTCGGTGTTCCCTGGCAGGAGATGCCGCGCGAGCCCGCCGCCGAGCCGCGCCGCCCCCGCAGCGGCGGCATGTCTGACGAGCAGATGGAAGTCGTCATCGAAGAGAAGGTGCCCGTCTTCGCCAGCGGGCTCGGCAGCCCGGCGCCATGGCTCGACCGCCTCAAGGCGAACGGCACGAAGGTTCTCGCCCTTGTCGGCAACGTCAAGAACGCGAAGCGCGTGGCCGCCGCCGGCGCCGATATCGTCGTCGCCCAGGGCACCGAAGCAGGCGGTCACACCGGTCGCGTCGCTACGATGGCCCTCGTGCCCCAGGTCGTCGATGCCGTGGCGCCCACGCCGGTGGTCGCCGCCGGCGGCATCGCCGACGGACGGGGCATCGTCGCCGCGCTCGCCCTTGGCGCCATCGGCGTCTGGTGCGGCACCGCCTTCCTCGTCTCCGAAGAAGCCAACCAGCCCGACCTCCAGAAGCAGCGCATCCTCGCCGCGACGGACGAAGACACGCGCGTCACCCGTCTTTACAGCGGTAAGACGATGCGCAACATCACCAACCCGCTCATCGAGGCCTGGGAGGCGGCCGGCATCCAGGCCCTCCCCATGGGCCTCCAGGGCCTGCTCATCCAGGACCTCGTCTACTCCTGCCGGAAGGCTGGCCGCGAGGACCTCCTGATGAACGCTGCGGGGCAAATCTCAGGGATGCTCAACCGCATCCGGCCGGCCGCCGACATCCTCCACGACATGGTGGCCCAGGCGGCCCGGATTCTCGCGCGCGACCTGCCGGCCCGCGTTACCGCCATCCCGGAGTCCTGA
- a CDS encoding CaiB/BaiF CoA transferase family protein has translation MPDRALDGVRVIEFADETAAYCGRLLADLGAEVIKVEPPGGGRLRRARPFVRGHEGDPNASLAFWVHNTSKKSVVLDLETDEGRSLARKLALTADIVLEDCPVGYLAERGLGFDTLHAEKPSLVYTSVTGFGQDGPHAHWAYSDIVGQAMGGIMTLAGEPADPPNLIYGRQADISASIQAAQGTLMALLYAEATGEGQRVDVSAQEALSMAQETAMQTWDFQKRNRTRTGELGMLPIPLPATGVAKCKDGYVSLYILAPAGKDLPALVDWMREKGMQGPLDDEPYRTIVNQLNMAWLTQLMSNPAAAGEILQHLPVITKTILEFFATMSAREAYEEGQRRQLLIGIVSTPKDIAENAQLRARDWFVRIESPIGGTVEFPGPPYRLSETPAVISRPPRLGEHTDEILASLR, from the coding sequence ATGCCCGACCGCGCCCTCGACGGTGTCCGCGTCATTGAGTTTGCCGACGAAACCGCCGCCTACTGCGGCCGACTCCTCGCCGACCTCGGCGCCGAGGTCATCAAGGTTGAACCCCCGGGCGGCGGACGCCTTCGCCGGGCGCGGCCCTTCGTCAGGGGCCACGAAGGCGACCCAAACGCCAGCCTCGCCTTCTGGGTCCACAACACCTCGAAGAAATCCGTCGTCCTCGACCTCGAAACCGACGAAGGCCGCTCCCTCGCACGGAAGCTCGCGCTGACCGCCGACATCGTGCTCGAGGACTGCCCGGTCGGGTACCTTGCGGAACGGGGCCTCGGCTTCGACACGCTTCATGCCGAGAAACCTTCCCTTGTCTACACCTCGGTCACCGGCTTCGGGCAGGACGGCCCGCACGCGCACTGGGCCTACTCCGATATCGTCGGCCAGGCGATGGGCGGCATCATGACGCTCGCCGGCGAGCCGGCCGACCCGCCGAACCTGATCTACGGCCGCCAGGCCGACATCTCGGCCAGCATCCAGGCCGCCCAGGGCACCCTCATGGCCCTCCTCTATGCCGAGGCGACCGGCGAGGGGCAGCGGGTCGACGTTTCTGCGCAGGAAGCGCTCTCGATGGCCCAGGAGACCGCCATGCAGACCTGGGACTTCCAGAAGCGGAATCGCACCCGTACCGGGGAGCTCGGCATGCTGCCCATCCCGCTCCCGGCGACCGGCGTGGCGAAGTGCAAGGACGGCTACGTCTCGCTCTACATCCTTGCGCCAGCCGGCAAGGACCTGCCCGCGCTCGTCGACTGGATGCGCGAAAAGGGCATGCAGGGGCCGCTCGATGACGAGCCGTACCGAACCATCGTCAATCAGCTCAACATGGCCTGGCTCACCCAGCTCATGTCGAACCCGGCCGCGGCCGGTGAAATCCTTCAGCATCTGCCGGTGATCACGAAGACGATTCTCGAGTTCTTCGCCACCATGAGCGCCCGCGAGGCGTACGAAGAAGGACAGCGCCGCCAGCTGCTCATCGGCATCGTCTCCACGCCGAAGGACATCGCCGAGAACGCCCAGCTCCGGGCGAGGGACTGGTTCGTCCGCATCGAGTCCCCCATCGGCGGAACGGTCGAATTTCCGGGGCCGCCCTACCGCCTCTCCGAGACCCCGGCCGTCATCTCCAGGCCGCCGCGCCTCGGCGAGCACACCGACGAAATTCTCGCCTCGCTGCGCTAA
- a CDS encoding CaiB/BaiF CoA transferase family protein produces the protein MPKKPLEGLRVADFSWYGAGPIAGNTLSQFGAEVIRVESETRPDGLRRVHPFAMNPDGTFKTGYNVSGYFNNFNTGKLSIQLNLNVPKGQEVAYRLIEKCDVFLTNFTPRVIDKWNLRYEQISAVNPRIIAAYAPMQGLTGPHRDFLGFGAVLTPVTGISHMSGFPHRPPIGVGTNYPDYVINPGHTVTAILAALRYRNRTGKGQLIELPQIESVVNALGTAVVEYLVNGDNPGRMGNRSLNASPHGAFRCADDPESVGSVDRWVVIACRDDREWAAAAAALGHPEAAADPRFATFEARKANEDELEALIGSWVRDRKAEDVAAALQAAGVPAGVVQNAQDLLERDEHMRARGYYQYVEHPEAGREAHDGPAFRLSATPGSVPGPAPLLGEHTMEVCERIIGLSMDEVADLLAEGVLV, from the coding sequence ATGCCGAAGAAACCTCTCGAAGGTCTCCGGGTCGCCGACTTCTCGTGGTACGGTGCTGGCCCCATCGCCGGCAACACCCTCTCCCAGTTCGGCGCCGAAGTCATTCGCGTCGAGTCCGAAACCCGCCCGGATGGCCTCCGTCGCGTCCACCCCTTCGCGATGAACCCGGACGGGACGTTCAAAACTGGCTACAACGTCTCCGGCTACTTCAACAATTTCAACACCGGTAAGCTCTCCATCCAGCTGAACCTCAACGTCCCGAAAGGCCAGGAAGTCGCGTACCGGCTCATTGAAAAGTGCGACGTCTTCCTCACCAACTTCACGCCGCGCGTCATCGACAAGTGGAACTTGCGCTACGAGCAGATCAGCGCGGTGAACCCGCGGATCATCGCGGCCTACGCGCCAATGCAGGGCCTCACCGGCCCGCACCGCGACTTCCTCGGCTTCGGCGCCGTCCTGACGCCGGTGACCGGCATCAGCCACATGAGCGGATTCCCCCACCGCCCGCCCATCGGCGTCGGCACCAACTACCCCGACTACGTCATCAACCCCGGCCATACCGTGACCGCCATCCTGGCCGCGCTCCGCTACCGCAACCGGACCGGCAAAGGTCAGCTGATTGAGCTGCCGCAGATTGAGTCGGTCGTCAACGCGCTCGGCACCGCCGTCGTTGAGTACCTGGTCAACGGCGACAACCCCGGCCGCATGGGCAATCGCAGCCTCAATGCCAGCCCCCACGGCGCCTTCCGGTGCGCCGATGACCCCGAATCGGTCGGCTCCGTCGACCGCTGGGTCGTCATCGCCTGCCGCGATGACCGCGAATGGGCGGCCGCCGCCGCGGCGCTCGGCCATCCCGAAGCCGCCGCCGACCCGCGGTTCGCCACCTTTGAGGCCCGGAAGGCGAACGAAGACGAGCTCGAGGCGCTCATCGGCTCATGGGTGCGCGACCGGAAGGCTGAAGATGTAGCCGCCGCGCTGCAGGCTGCCGGCGTGCCGGCAGGCGTGGTCCAAAACGCGCAGGACCTCCTCGAGCGCGACGAGCATATGCGGGCGCGCGGCTATTACCAGTATGTCGAGCACCCTGAGGCCGGCCGGGAGGCCCACGACGGCCCTGCCTTCCGCCTCAGCGCGACCCCCGGCTCCGTTCCCGGCCCCGCCCCGCTCCTCGGCGAGCACACGATGGAGGTCTGCGAGCGCATCATCGGTCTTTCGATGGACGAGGTGGCCGACCTCCTCGCCGAAGGCGTCCTGGTCTAA